Part of the Notamacropus eugenii isolate mMacEug1 chromosome 5, mMacEug1.pri_v2, whole genome shotgun sequence genome is shown below.
AGACCCACTGGAAataggaaaactgaagcccagaaaaggaCGGAATATTAACTCATTCATTTAGGATCAAAGGGTAAACAAGGATTAGAACTCAGCCCTAGACTAAAAagcaaacaataataataaaaaatctcGACCCAGAAAACACTCAGCTGCTTCTCACTTTAAAGTCTGTATCCTAGGGCAGGAAGTGGCCTCTTATGTATCTAGCAGCCTCCTCAGCAGCCTCTGGATCCCCTGCTTGATTTCCTTGGTTCTCACACCATAGACGATGGGATTCATGGCTGGGGGGATGAGATGGTGCAAGATATTGAGCAGAATGGGGACATCGGGAGGGATTCTTTTTCTGGCCACATTGGTGATAATCAGGACCAGTAGGATGGTGCTGAAGAAGAGGATGAGGATGAAGTGGGAGCCACATGTGCTCAGGGCCTTGGCTGCAGCCCCCTCTGCCTTGATTCTCAGCACAGCTCGAAGGATAAAGGTATAGGagaagatgatgaggatgagaTCAGAGCCCAGCAAGGTCCAACCAGCCACTAACTGATAGAGCCGATTGAAAGTGATGTCATCACAGGAAAGTGTAGAAACAGATAGGTTGGTGCAGATGCAATTCTTGATGATGTTCCCTGCACAGTATCGTAGTTGGGCAGAAAGGATGGGGacggggagggaaaagagggcaTTCCGAGCTATGACAAAAACAGCTGCTTTGGCCACAAAGTGGTTAGTGATGATAGATGGATATCTCAGGGGGTGGCAGATGGCCACATAACGGTCATATGCCATAACCATGAAGGTGCAAGACTCCATAGTTAGAAAACTGTTCATGACAAACATCTGGAGGAAACAGGCAAAGAAACTGATGGCCCTGAGATCAAACCAGAAAATAGCCAGGACCTTGGGGATGACAGTGAGACAGAGCACAATGTCCAGCAGGGAGAGCAGGCTGAGCAGGTAGTAGATGGGCTCGTGCAGAGAGGCCTCCAACCTGATAGTGATTAAGACTGTGGCATTGGCCCCTATGGCCAGGAGGAAGAGCAGGCTCAGGGGCAGGGAGAGCCAGTGCTGCCAGCTCTGGAAGCTGGGAAAGCAGATGAGGAGGAACTCAGAGAGTGTGGCAGCAGAACTATTATATACAGATGCCATGGGATAGACTGTGAGCTGACCAGCCTTCTGCTGCGGGGCCAGTATAGAAGTCAATATATCAGAAACTGTGGTTGTTGTAGGATTCACCAAGATGAGATGACATTCCTCCCGAACAACACTGGGATCACACCTGACTATCTTTGGTTATAATGACCCATTCCTGGAAGGAGCATcttgaaaaaaagtagaaatgtagGTACTTTCCATTGGCAAGTCACCTGATGATCTTATTCAttttcccccatctgtaaaaggaaggggttcaATCTAATCATCTTACAACTCTCAGTCCCTATTGTCATATCCTAAAAGTTCTAGCAATGTAAAATAAGTTGCATAGGGAGATGCTGCTGAGAATGGACAGAGTCACAGGGGAGACTAGTTCTGGTTGGGCATTTTGCTTCTTTATACATTAACTTATTAAACTGGACGCCAAGGTGTATGTGGGATGAGAATGACTGATTAGTGAAAGATGGACTTATCACTTAGTGGGGCACAGGAGGTGCTTTCTGCTCCTAGGGCTCTCAGGCTGGGAACTGGAGAGGGGAGATCGTTcattctttgaagttttcttacATTTCCAAAGTCTCTTCTGTATTTTTGAAGTTCCCTAGCTCAGCAGCAAAATCTGTCTGATTCCTAATCTCTGACACTAGTACCAAACAAATTGCCAATGTCCCTTATAGAGTCCTAATTCCTGGTGTCCCCCATTTCTGCTACATAATCAACTActtacattttcatttctatacaTCAGTCTTTCTTCattgattcttttctctttctactgtgttttttcatttattttcccaggtgggtggtacaatggatagggtACCAGGAccgtagtcagaagacctgacttcaaatccagcctcagatactaattagctgtgtgacccttagcaagtcactttacttctggttgcctcagttttcttatctgtaaaatggggataataatagcacttacctcccagggttactatgaagatcaaaggagttaataatcataatgcccttaacacagttcctggcatagtgctaaataaattttagttattattttcatCACTTCCTTTGGATCTCTTCCTAGTGAAGAGATCAAACCagaaatttctcctttctttccaagtAAATTGCATCTTTTCACCTTTTCAATTAGATTTTATACTCTAGACTTCAATAAAATTTTTCAGATTCCAGTGTCCCTCTGGACACTGGGTACCACATAGGAAAACTCAGACATCAAAAAATcagtgacttttttctttcatggtaCAGCCATTGCTAATTATAGATTAAATGCCTATCATGGTAAGTGAATCATTGACAAAAAAGAGGCCAGAGCAAGGAAAGTACCAGGAATCCATGGAAAGGTTGGGGTGTCCTTCAGACTTTCAGTATTCAACTATTTAATGCCTTATCACCAAACATGTTAGACACCATTGGCTTCCCTGTCTGCCCAGAGAGATCCTGAAGTCCCTGTACAGTcctatcctttccctctttccacaCTCAGTCAGAGGTTAGCAGAAGAAACCATTAGCAGAAGCCCTTTAATCATAGCCAGCTTCAATttgagatagaggaaaaattctGGATCACTACACAACACATTTTCCCCAGGTTAGCCCTGATCTTACCCCTGGTCACTGAGCCAGGATGGATTCTTATTTCCCAAACCCCGACTCTCTGTTACACTTCCTCCTCTGTCTTCTCCCAAGACTCACAGGGACAAATCAGCAAGATCCTGTTGTACCAGCAACACCACTGGCATGGAGGTTTTTATGGACTCTAGCTCTTCTTTCTTAGGGTCCATAGGGATATGAAGTGTTTTATACACATGAGGTCTGGAGACTAGTGGCTTGACCCCCAAGAGTCCCCATACCCAGGATGGTTctggggatgggagggaagaaagaaaacacttGAGACTAAGCCAAATCCTGGGGAAaggggagatgaggaagggaaaatTAGGAATGGAGAGTTCTATAATCAAAACTGAAGTCCCCAGGGCATGAGAAGGAGATAATTATTTTGGAAAGAAGGACAATTCCATtaatgttgcatttttttttccaatggactTATTGAAGAATTACTCTCCATACAAATGTGTGTCTACACACTCAAACTgaaatacacatacaaatacatatagcttctccctctcctctccaaatcCAGAACCTCATTAACCTACCATATAGTCACTCCTTAGGTTATCTAATACTAAGCAAATTTTGTCTTTAATCCTTTACTTCTTGTTGTCATCCATTCCAAATCTCTACCTGGGCTAGTCCTATACCTCAGACAATATCCCTTCTCCACATTTCAGCTGCTAAGTTAATGACCTTACATCCCAGCTCAAGATTACCcatattatttctctttgcatCCTGCCTTGAAGATACCTTCTCAAGGGAAGTCTGTCCGACCAGACCAACATAGTGAGTATAACAACTTTTCAAATTaactgtataaatattatttcagttggccacatgtgtatacattatatatgtgcatagaaatgtatgtgtatagaaaTATGAATATAACTATGATATTAAACTTATATTAAATGTTAAAGAGTCCCCTGAACTTGTATtgttgagttgccatattttccagcaACACTGGAGTCAAAGCATGCAGGAGGCCCTGAATATAACAAGGATGAAACTCCCTCTGagctgacataatttgttgttgCACCCCAAGCTGGAttccctgtgtgtccttgggaagCAAGACAGGTATCAGCCAGTCTGTGCCAGGCTGGTATAATGCTTGTATAGCTGGTATCCTTTGCAGAAAAGTGGACCCTCCTATCTTCATAGTCTAGCAGTTCccaagagaaaggaatgaagatgTTGCCACCACTTTGCTTCTCTCCATGGGGATTGGATTTGTCTTTCTTCCTACCTTGACTGC
Proteins encoded:
- the LOC140507534 gene encoding olfactory receptor 56A4 yields the protein MASVYNSSAATLSEFLLICFPSFQSWQHWLSLPLSLLFLLAIGANATVLITIRLEASLHEPIYYLLSLLSLLDIVLCLTVIPKVLAIFWFDLRAISFFACFLQMFVMNSFLTMESCTFMVMAYDRYVAICHPLRYPSIITNHFVAKAAVFVIARNALFSLPVPILSAQLRYCAGNIIKNCICTNLSVSTLSCDDITFNRLYQLVAGWTLLGSDLILIIFSYTFILRAVLRIKAEGAAAKALSTCGSHFILILFFSTILLVLIITNVARKRIPPDVPILLNILHHLIPPAMNPIVYGVRTKEIKQGIQRLLRRLLDT